A single genomic interval of Camelina sativa cultivar DH55 chromosome 11, Cs, whole genome shotgun sequence harbors:
- the LOC104725482 gene encoding PCTP-like protein produces the protein MSGPPPSSSSWSVSEESLRRYVRFASESCIQELLSSSEAGRFGNASNGWKVVRHDPNGVEISKRDTGSLHSFRSRRILTSISPDQFVKVANAIDAAKQWEGDLVEATHIRNIDENLSVIRLRFGENSKPLFRNREFIVYERRETMQDGTLVVAVASLPKEMAEGLEPTKKKKNNSIRGFLVESGWVLEKLDDSSCMITYVVQLDPIGWLPKCFVNRLNTKLVMVIDNLRKLAQASLPSLPPP, from the exons ATGAGCGGTCCACCCCCCTCCAGCTCCTCCTG GTCGGTGAGCGAGGAGTCGCTGAGAAGGTATGTGAGGTTCGCGAGTGAGAGCTGCATCCAAGAGCTCTTATCTTCGTCTGAGGCCGGACGCTTTGGGAACGCGTCTAATGGGTGGAAAGTTGTGAGGCATGACCCAAACGGTGTCGAGATTTCAAAACGCGACACTGGATCGCTCCACTCGTTTAGAAGCCGTAGGATCCTTACATCAATCTCTCCAGACCAGTTCGTCAAAGTTGCAAATGCCATCGACGCAGCCAAG CAATGGGAAGGCGACCTAGTGGAAGCAACACATATTAGAAACATAGATGAGAATCTAAGTGTTATCCGTTTAAGGTTTGGGGAAAACTCGAAACCGCTCTTTAGGAATAGAGAGTTCATTGTCTACGAACGACGTGAGACCATGCAAGATGGCACCCTCGTGGTGGCGGTTGCGTCGTTACCAAAGGAGATGGCAGAAGGATTGGagccaacaaagaaaaagaaaaacaactcCATTAGAGGGTTTTTGGTTGAGTCAGGATGGGTTTTGGAGAAGCTTGACGATAGCTCTTGCATGATTACTTATGTTGTTCAG ttggATCCCATAGGATGGTTGCCAAAGTGTTTTGTGAACAGACTAAACACAAAGCTAGTAATGGTTATTGATAACCTTAGAAAGCTTGCTCAAGCTTCTCTACCTTCTCTCCCTCCTCCTTAG
- the LOC104725483 gene encoding methionine S-methyltransferase, with protein MADLSVDDFLNQCKQSGDAAYGALRSVLERLEDPNTRSKARIFLSDIYKRVGSSESSLQTYHFHIQDIFLDQYEGFQSRKKLTMMVIPSIFIPEDWSFTFYEGLNRHPDTIFKDKTIAELGCGNGWISIAIAAKWLPSKVYGLDINPRAVKISWINLYLNALDDNGEPVYDDEKKTLLDRVEFYESDLLGYCRDNKIQLERIVGCIPQILNPNPEAMSKLITENASEEFLHSLSNYCALQGFVEDQFGLGLIARAVEEGISVIKPAGIMIFNMGGRPGQGVCRRLFERRGVRVTQMWQTKILQAADTDISALVEIERSSPHRFEFFMGLAGDQPICARTAWAYGKSGGRISHALSVYSCQLRQPSQVKIIFDFLKNGFQEISNSLDLSFEDEAVADEKIPFLAYLASVLKNSSYFPFEPPAGSKRFCSLIAGFMRTYHRIPINQDNIVVFPSRAVAIESAFRLFSPRLAIVDEHLTRQLPRSWLTSLAIENTSMEKPDDQITVIESPHQSDLMIELIKKLKPQVVVTGMAPFEVITSSSFLHLLDVTREIGCRLFLDISDHFELSSLPSSNGVLKYLAENQLPSHAAIICGLVKNKVYSDLEVAFVISEVNDISKALSKTVEVLEGHTAIISQYYYGCLFHELLAFQLADRHAPAERESEKTKSEEIIGFSSSAVSILKDAELSVTEIDDSSLIHMDVDQSFLPIPRSVKAAIFESFVRQNISEAEVDINPSIKQFVWTNYGFPTKSSTGFVYADGSLALFNKLVMCCAQEGGTLCLPAGTNGNYVAAAKFLKANVVNMPTESSDGFKLTEMSLTKALESVKKPWVCISGPTVSPTGLVYSNEEMNILLATCAKFGAKVIIDTSFSGLEYSATSWDLKNALSKLDSSLSVSLLGCLSLNLLSGALKLGFLVLDQSVIDAFHTLPGLSKPHSTVKYAAKKMLALKEEKSGDFLDAVSETIKTLEGRSKRLKEVLENSGWEVIQPSAGISMVAKPKAYLNKTVKVKAGDGQEVKLTDSNMRDVFLSHTGVCLNSGSWTGIPGYCRFSFALEDSEFDKAIESIAQFKSVLAN; from the exons ATGGCGGACCTCTCTGTCGACGATTTCCTCAACCAGTGCAAACAATCCGGCGACGCAGCTTACGGCGCCTTGCGATCAGTCCTGGAGCGGCTCGAGGATCCGAATACTCGATCCAAGGCTCGGATCTTCCTCTCTGACATCTACAAACGCGTCGGATCCTCCGAGTCGTCTCTCCAAACCTACCATTTCCATATCCAGGACATCTTCCTCGATCAATACGAAG GTTTTCAGTCCAGAAAAAAGTTAACCATGATGGTCATTCCTAGTATTTTTATTCCAGAAGACTGGTCATTCACATTTTATGAAGGACTTAATAGACATCCTGACACCATCTTCAAGGATAAGACTATTGCTGAACTTGGCTGTGGGAATGGATGGATATCAATAGCCATAGCTGCTAAGTGGTTGCCTTCAAAG GTATATGGGCTTGATATTAATCCTAGAGCTGTAAAAATTTCTTGGATAAATTTGTACCTAAACGCTCTTGATGATAATGGCGAACCAGTCTATGATGACGAGAAGAAAACTTTATTGGATAGAGTGGAATTCTATGAATCTGATTTGCTTGGTTATTGTAGAGATAATAAAATTCAGCTCGAGAGAATTGTAGGATGCATACCTCAG ATTCTTAATCCAAACCCAGAAGCAATGTCTAAGCTGATAACAGAAAATGCAAGTGAGGAATTTCTCCATTCGCTGAGTAACTATTGTGCCCTTCAG GGTTTTGTTGAAGATCAGTTTGGCTTAGGTTTGATTGCCAGAGCGGTGGAAGAGGGAATATCTGTCATCAAACCTGCAGGGATTATGATATTCAACATGGGTGGTCGTCCTGGGCAAGGTGTCTGTAGACGCTTGTTTGAGCGGCGAGGAGTCCGTGTTACACAGATGTGGCAGACTAAAATACTTCAG GCTGCAGATACCGATATCTCGGCATTAGTTGAAATTGAGAGGAGCAGCCCTCATCGTTTTGAGTTTTTTATGGGACTTGCCGGAGACCAACCAATTTGTGCTCGAACCGCATGGGCCTATGGAAAGTCTGGTGGACGAATCTCCCATGCTTTATCGGTTTATAGTTGTCAGCTTCGCCAACCAAGTCAA GTTAAGATAATTTTTGACTTCTTGAAAAATGGATTTCAAGAAATCAGTAATTCACTGGATTTATCTTTCGAGGATGAAGCTGTGGCTGATGAGAAAATTCCATTTCTAGCCTATCTTGCTAGTGTCTTGAAAAATAGCTCCTATTTCCCGTTTGAACCTCCAGCTGGCAGCAAAAGATTCTGCAGTCTAATTGCAGGCTTTATGAGGACATACCACCGTATTCCAATTAATCAGGAT AACATTGTCGTGTTTCCATCAAGGGCTGTAGCCATCGAGAGTGCATTTCGGTTATTCTCCCCTCGACTTGCAATCGTTGATGAGCATTTAACTCGACAACTTCCGAGGAGTTGGCTAACCTCTCTAGCCATTGAG aaCACTAGCATGGAGAAACCAGATGATCAAATCACAGTCATCGAATCCCCGCACCAGTCTGATCTGATGATAGAACTCATTAAGAAACTAAAGCCACAGGTGGTAGTTACTGGAATGGctccatttgaagtcatcacCAGTTCATCATTTTTGCACCTGTTGGACGTGACGAGAGAAATTGGATGTCGACTCTTCTTGGATATATCTGATCACTTTGAATTGTCTAGCCTCCCTTCATCCAATGGAGTACTAAAATATCTCGCTGAAAATCAACTACCTTCTCATGCAGCAATTATCTGCGGTCTGGTAAAGAATAAG GTCTATTCAGATTTAGAAGTAGCATTTGTCATTTCAGAAGTGAATGACATTTCTAAGGCCTTATCCAAAACTGTGGAAGTCTTAGAAGGTCATACTGCTATTATCAGTCAATACTACTATGGTTGCCTTTTCCATGAGCTTCTGGCTTTCCAGCTTGCTGATCGTCATGCCCCCGCTGAG AGGGAAAGTGAGAAGACAAAGTCTGAAGAGATCATTGGATTTTCAAGCTCAGCTGTCTCTATTCTGAAAGATGCTGAGCTTTCAGTCACTGAGATTGACGACAGTTCTCTAATCCACATGGACGTGGATCAAAGTTTCTTGCCAATTCCACGATCTGTTAAGGCTGCAATCTTTGAAAGTTTTGTGAGGCAGAACATATCTGAAGCAGAAGTTGATATCAACCCAAGTATTAAGCAGTTTGTGTGGACTAATTATGGGTTTCCAACCAAAAGCAGCACAGGCTTTGTATATGCTGATGGCTCACTAGCACTATTCAATAAACTGGTCATGTGTTGCGCTCAAGAAGGTGGAACACTCTGTTTACCTGCTGGCACAAATGGGAATTATGTTGCTGCTgccaaatttttaaaagctaaTGTTGTGAATATGCCTACTGAGTCTAGTGATGGCTTTAAGCTGACGGAAATGAGCCTAACGAAAGCACTCGAGTCTGTCAAGAAGCCGTGGGTTTGTATATCTGGACCAACAGTTAGCCCTACAGGCTTGGTGTACAGCAATGAGGAAATGAATATATTATTGGCTacttgtgctaagtttggagcAAAGGTCATCATTGATACTTCATTCTCCGGATTAGAATACAGTGCAACTAGCTGGGATTTGAAGAATGCTCTGTCGAAATTGGATTCATCCTTGTCAGTTTCGCTTCTTGGATGTCTCTCTTTGAATCTACTAAGTGGAGCTCTGAAACTCGGGTTTCTAGTTTTGGATCAGTCTGTCATTGATGCCTTCCATACCCTCCCAGGCCTGAGTAAACCGCACAGCACTGTGAAATATGCTGCTAAGAAGATGTTGGCTCTGAAAGAAGAGAAGTCGGGTGACTTTTTGGATGCCGTTTCTGAAACCATTAAAACGTTGGAGGGCAGATCCAAACGCTTAAAAGAG GTATTAGAGAACTCTGGTTGGGAGGTTATCCAACCCTCAGCGGGAATCTCAATGGTGGCAAAGCCGAAAGCATATCTCAACAAAACAGTAAAGGTGAAAGCAGGAGATGGACAGGAAGTCAAGCTTACGGATTCAAATATGAGGGACGTGTTCCTCAGTCATACTGGTGTTTGCTTGAACAGCGGTTCCTGGACCGGAATTCCTGGTTACTGCCGCTTTTCATTTGCATTGGAGGATAGTGAGTTTGACAAGGCTATTGAATCAATAGCTCAGTTTAAAAGCGTGCTTGCTAATTGA
- the LOC104725484 gene encoding protein root UVB sensitive 6 isoform X1, with the protein MPSVKLKHHSPSPETITSSSFDSVRLLSRETLRISASLASPPDDDLPLLSPPSPDSQFLHSTLRLICCEEIDGRRFKYVAETDGSSGGFKKNSFRAISLHSPQTPFDVCQEVGSFLRSYVVPEGFPGSVNASYVPYMTWRALKHFFGGAMGVFTTQTLLNSVGASRNSSASAAVAINWILKDGAGRVGKMLFARQGKKFDYDLKQLRFAGDLLMELGAGVELATAAVPHLFLPLACAANVVKNVAAVTSTSTRTPIYKAFAKGENIGDVTAKGECVGNIADLMGTGFSILISKRNPSLVTTFGLLSCGYLMSSYQEVRSVVLHTLNRARFTVAVESFLKTGRVPSLQEGNIQEKIFTFPWVDDRPVMLGARFKDAFQDPSTYLAVKPFFDKERYMVTYSPTKGKVYALLKHQANSDDILKAAFHAHVLLHFMNQSKDGIPKLMEQSDPAFAPMEYELESRIAESCEMVSTSYGIFKSRAAEQGWRMSESLLNPGRARLCHVNEGE; encoded by the exons ATGCCAAGCGTCAAGCTGAAACATCATTCTCCTTCACCCGAAACCATTACCTCCTCCTCCTTCGACTCCGTCCGTCTCCTCTCTCGCGAAACTCTCCGCATCAGCGCCTCTCTCGCTTCCCCTCCCGATGATGACCtccctcttctctctcctccCTCTCCCGATTCTCAATTTCTTCATTCCACTCTCAGATTGATCTGCTGCGAAGAAATCGACGGCCGTCGGTTTAAGTATGTCGCCGAGACCGATGGTTCTTCTGGTGGATTCAAGAAAAACTCATTTCGTGCTATTAGCTTGCACTCTCCTCAGACTCCTTTTGATGTATGCCAG GAAGTGGGTTCGTTTCTTAGATCTTATGTTGTACCTGAAGGCTTTCCCGGGAGTGTTAATGCGTCTTATGTTCCGTATATGACTTGGAGAGCTTTGAAA CATTTCTTTGGTGGAGCTATGGGTGTGTTTACTACTCAAACTCTTCTTAATTCTGTTGGAGCTTCAAGAAACAGTTCTGCTTCTGCTGCTGTTGCCATCAATTGGATTCTCAAG gaTGGTGCTGGACGTGTTGGAAAAATGCTTTTTGCGCGGCAGGGAAAGAAGTTTGATTATGATTTGAAACAG TTACGGTTTGCTGGTGATCTATTGATGGAGCTGGGTGCTGGTGTAGAGTTAGCGACTGCTGCAGTTCCACATCTTTTTCTTCCACTGGCTTGTGCTGCTAATGTTGTTAAG AATGTTGCGGCTGTAACATCAACATCTACTCGTACACCGATCTATAAAGCCTTTGCTAAAGGAGAAAACATAGGAGATGTCACTGCTAAGGGGGAGTGTGTTGGTAATATTGCTGATCTG ATGGGAACTGGGTTTAGCATCCTGATATCCAAAAGAAACCCTTCTTTGGTCACAACCTTTGGTCTTCTATCATGTGGCTATCTCATGAGCTCATACCAAGAG GTTAGATCTGTAGTATTGCATACTCTAAACCGTGCGAGATTTACAGTAGCAGTGGAGTCCTTTCTCAAGACTG GGCGGGTTCCCTCACTGCAGGAAGGTAATATCCAAGAAAAGATATTCACTTTTCCATGGGTGGATGATCGGCCAGTGATGCTTG GAGCCAGATTTAAGGATGCATTCCAAGACCCCAGCACATATCTGGCAGTAAAGCCATTCTTCGAT AAAGAAAGATACATGGTAACATACAGCCCTACCAAGGGTAAAGTGTATGCACTGCTCAAGCATCAGGCTAACTCGGATGACATTCTCAAAGCAGCATTTCAT GCACATGTGCTTCTTCATTTCATGAATCAATCAAAAGATGGTATCCCAAAATTGATGGAGCAGTCAGATCCTGCTTTTGCTCCTATGGAATATGAGCTTGAGTCTCGGATTGCTGAGTCGTGTGAAATGGTTTCTACATCATATGGCATCTTCAAAAGCAGGGCTGCAGAACAG GGTTGGAGAATGTCAGAATCTCTGCTTAATCCTGGCCGGGCTAGGTTATGTCATGTGAATGAGGGGGAGTAA
- the LOC104725484 gene encoding protein root UVB sensitive 6 isoform X2, whose translation MPSVKLKHHSPSPETITSSSFDSVRLLSRETLRISASLASPPDDDLPLLSPPSPDSQFLHSTLRLICCEEIDGRRFKYVAETDGSSGGFKKNSFRAISLHSPQTPFDEVGSFLRSYVVPEGFPGSVNASYVPYMTWRALKHFFGGAMGVFTTQTLLNSVGASRNSSASAAVAINWILKDGAGRVGKMLFARQGKKFDYDLKQLRFAGDLLMELGAGVELATAAVPHLFLPLACAANVVKNVAAVTSTSTRTPIYKAFAKGENIGDVTAKGECVGNIADLMGTGFSILISKRNPSLVTTFGLLSCGYLMSSYQEVRSVVLHTLNRARFTVAVESFLKTGRVPSLQEGNIQEKIFTFPWVDDRPVMLGARFKDAFQDPSTYLAVKPFFDKERYMVTYSPTKGKVYALLKHQANSDDILKAAFHAHVLLHFMNQSKDGIPKLMEQSDPAFAPMEYELESRIAESCEMVSTSYGIFKSRAAEQGWRMSESLLNPGRARLCHVNEGE comes from the exons ATGCCAAGCGTCAAGCTGAAACATCATTCTCCTTCACCCGAAACCATTACCTCCTCCTCCTTCGACTCCGTCCGTCTCCTCTCTCGCGAAACTCTCCGCATCAGCGCCTCTCTCGCTTCCCCTCCCGATGATGACCtccctcttctctctcctccCTCTCCCGATTCTCAATTTCTTCATTCCACTCTCAGATTGATCTGCTGCGAAGAAATCGACGGCCGTCGGTTTAAGTATGTCGCCGAGACCGATGGTTCTTCTGGTGGATTCAAGAAAAACTCATTTCGTGCTATTAGCTTGCACTCTCCTCAGACTCCTTTTGAT GAAGTGGGTTCGTTTCTTAGATCTTATGTTGTACCTGAAGGCTTTCCCGGGAGTGTTAATGCGTCTTATGTTCCGTATATGACTTGGAGAGCTTTGAAA CATTTCTTTGGTGGAGCTATGGGTGTGTTTACTACTCAAACTCTTCTTAATTCTGTTGGAGCTTCAAGAAACAGTTCTGCTTCTGCTGCTGTTGCCATCAATTGGATTCTCAAG gaTGGTGCTGGACGTGTTGGAAAAATGCTTTTTGCGCGGCAGGGAAAGAAGTTTGATTATGATTTGAAACAG TTACGGTTTGCTGGTGATCTATTGATGGAGCTGGGTGCTGGTGTAGAGTTAGCGACTGCTGCAGTTCCACATCTTTTTCTTCCACTGGCTTGTGCTGCTAATGTTGTTAAG AATGTTGCGGCTGTAACATCAACATCTACTCGTACACCGATCTATAAAGCCTTTGCTAAAGGAGAAAACATAGGAGATGTCACTGCTAAGGGGGAGTGTGTTGGTAATATTGCTGATCTG ATGGGAACTGGGTTTAGCATCCTGATATCCAAAAGAAACCCTTCTTTGGTCACAACCTTTGGTCTTCTATCATGTGGCTATCTCATGAGCTCATACCAAGAG GTTAGATCTGTAGTATTGCATACTCTAAACCGTGCGAGATTTACAGTAGCAGTGGAGTCCTTTCTCAAGACTG GGCGGGTTCCCTCACTGCAGGAAGGTAATATCCAAGAAAAGATATTCACTTTTCCATGGGTGGATGATCGGCCAGTGATGCTTG GAGCCAGATTTAAGGATGCATTCCAAGACCCCAGCACATATCTGGCAGTAAAGCCATTCTTCGAT AAAGAAAGATACATGGTAACATACAGCCCTACCAAGGGTAAAGTGTATGCACTGCTCAAGCATCAGGCTAACTCGGATGACATTCTCAAAGCAGCATTTCAT GCACATGTGCTTCTTCATTTCATGAATCAATCAAAAGATGGTATCCCAAAATTGATGGAGCAGTCAGATCCTGCTTTTGCTCCTATGGAATATGAGCTTGAGTCTCGGATTGCTGAGTCGTGTGAAATGGTTTCTACATCATATGGCATCTTCAAAAGCAGGGCTGCAGAACAG GGTTGGAGAATGTCAGAATCTCTGCTTAATCCTGGCCGGGCTAGGTTATGTCATGTGAATGAGGGGGAGTAA